The segment GCCGAGGACGGAGCCCCGGCCCAACGCAGGTTGACCGAGGTGCTCTCCGCCGGACGACGAGCCCGAGACCTGATTCACCAGATTCTGACGTTCAGCCGTCAGGAGGAACTGGACCTCCAGCCCCTGGATTTGGGCAGCGTGGTCAAGGAAGTGGTCAAGCTGCTGCGGGCGTCTCTGCCCTCGAGTATCGACATCCGCCTGGACCTCAACGACAACACGGGCACCGTGCGAGCCAATCTGTCCCAGATTCATCAGGTGCTGATGAATCTCTGCACAAACGCCGCTCATGCCATGCGAGACAACGGTGGCACCCTGACCATTAAACTGTCTCACGTCCCGGCCGGGAGCGCACTGCCCGGACAGGACGGCAACATTTCCGACGCGCCTCATGCTCGCCTGTCTGTCTCCGACCAGGGGCACGGCATTGCTGCGGACATCGTAGACAAGATCTTTGATCCTTTCTTCACCACCAAGGGACCCGACGAAGGCACGGGGATGGGACTGGCCATGGTGCATGGCATCGTGACCGGGCATGGTGGCGTGGTCACTGTTCAAAGTGTGCTCGGCGAAGGCACCCATTTTGATATCCTGCTGCCCGTAGTCGAAGACAACGATCAGAGCCTGCTGCGCGTTCCGCATTCAGTGCCACAGCAGCACAGTGGTCGGGCCTTGTTTGTGGATGATGAAGCTCCTCTGGCAGCCGTGGGGGGCGAGATGCTGGAGACCATGGGGTTTACGGTGGATGTGGAAACCGACCCGAAAGCCGCATGGAAACGGTTCCAGTCGGCTCCCCACGACTATGACTTGATCGTTACCGATCAAACCATGCCCGGTGTCACCGGAGCCGAGCTTGCACAGCAAATTCTGAACCTGAGGCCGGATATCGCTGTCATCATGTGCACTGGTTTTTCCGATGAAATGTCAGCCGAACGAGCGAAAAAGATGGGCCTCAAGGGGTATTTGCTCAAGCCGGTACTCAAGAAAGACCTCGCCGCGTCTGTCCACGAGGCTATGAAAACGATCATCTGAAAGCCCAGCGACCAGTGATGGCGCTGCGGAGCTGCTCTCACGGGCACAGAAAGAACCTATCCCCTTAGTTCAAACAACAGAACGCCCCGGACGAAGACTCGTCCGGGGCGTTCAAATTGGATAGGTCCCCGTCAATATAATTGCCGGGGACCCTTGCTGGTTCGATCTGTCTCGGCTGTGGCGCCGATGTGCAGCCACAAGCCAGACTGGTCCCCCCCCCCTGCTAAAACAACGCTAGCAAATAGCGCCTTTGACCCGTTTCCCCATGGTGTATTTGACCACTTTACACTCGGGAATACGAATCATCTCACCGGTACCGGGATTCCGGCCGGTGCGGGCTGCACGCTGAACGACCTTGAAAGATCCAAAGCCGGTAAAGATTGCGCTGTCCCCTTCAAGCAGAGCATCACGGGCGGACTCGACGATCGTATCCAAAACCATCTCGGCCTGGACCTTGGTGTTCAGGCCAGCTTTGTCCTTGATCCTTTCGACAAGTCCAGCTTTAGTCATGATCCCTTCTCCTTGTTTGAAACTGAATGTGGCTTCCCAATGCGATCTCTACGAAATCACCGTGCTTACTGTACATAGGGAGATAAACCAAATCTCTGGGGCTTCTCCTCAGCACACAATGGAACATCTGTGCATTTCCAAGCACAAAACAGAAAAAAACCCTCTGGCCACAGGCCTTCGGGCTTATTAAGCAACACAGAATAGGGATTTTCCCTAGGAGATGCCGGGATATCATCCCGTCACAAACAACATACTCCTAGTAATGCGCAAGGATTAAAGCGGTTCTCCCGAATCAATCCATAAATCGAGATCAATGAGCCCCAACCGGGCAGCATAACGGATTAATTCAATATTACTATGGAGATTGAGCTTCTTCATCAGGTTTGCCCGATGGTTCTCAGCAGTTTTCGGACTGATGAACAATTTTTCAGCGATTTCACGTGAAGACAACCCTTCGGCAAGCAGCCTCATGACTTCCTGCTCACGCGGGGTCAACGTCCCGTAGTCAACATCACGGGACGGACCTTTTTGCAACGGGGCATTCATCAAACTCTCCACCACAGTGGGCGAGACAGAACTGTCCAGGAAATATTCGCCCCGAACCACATTATTCAGGCCCTTGAGCAACCCCTCAGATGCAGATTCCTTGACAAGATACCCCGAAGCTCCGGCTTTGAAGGCCTCGGCAATATGCTCAATCTTGGAATGCATGCTG is part of the Desulfovibrio ferrophilus genome and harbors:
- a CDS encoding response regulator, producing MDKETISILIIDDHPMFREGLKAILKRDSRYEVVAEAGNGRDGLVAAKDFHPDMALVDISLPDLNGIRLTRDLKQLLPELRVIIVSMHSKIEHIAEAFKAGASGYLVKESASEGLLKGLNNVVRGEYFLDSSVSPTVVESLMNAPLQKGPSRDVDYGTLTPREQEVMRLLAEGLSSREIAEKLFISPKTAENHRANLMKKLNLHSNIELIRYAARLGLIDLDLWIDSGEPL
- a CDS encoding HU family DNA-binding protein; this translates as MTKAGLVERIKDKAGLNTKVQAEMVLDTIVESARDALLEGDSAIFTGFGSFKVVQRAARTGRNPGTGEMIRIPECKVVKYTMGKRVKGAIC